A region from the Caldalkalibacillus salinus genome encodes:
- a CDS encoding DUF1294 domain-containing protein, with translation MYSQRVDAWVTAFLLLNTYAFIIFIQDKRKAKRGKPFRIPESSFFLTAACGGGIGTLIGMTAARHKTQHLSFKLLLPLLFVTSVALFMIGYQHIQA, from the coding sequence GTGTACTCACAGAGAGTCGACGCTTGGGTCACGGCATTTCTTCTTCTGAATACATACGCATTCATAATATTTATTCAGGATAAAAGGAAAGCTAAACGAGGGAAGCCCTTTCGAATACCGGAATCATCCTTCTTTTTAACCGCTGCATGCGGGGGTGGCATCGGTACACTGATAGGGATGACAGCAGCTCGTCACAAGACACAGCATCTCTCTTTTAAGCTCTTACTCCCATTACTTTTCGTCACGAGCGTCGCCTTATTTATGATAGGGTATCAACATATACAAGCTTAA